The DNA window TTGTACGATAACTTAGGTAGAAACGGTGACCAAGTCTTGTCTATTCATATGACAGGTGGGATGAGTGGTACTGTGGAGTCAGCAAAAACAGCAGCTCAATTGACTGAATCAGACGTTACTGTCATCGATTCTCGTTATATTTCTCACGCCTTAACTTTCCAAGTATTTGAAGCGGCAGAGATGTCAAAAGCGGGAAAATCAATGGAAGAAATCGTTAAACGAGTAGAGCAGATTCGTCTCAATACAAAATTGTTCGTCGTTGTAGATACCCTTGATAACTTGGTGAAGGGAGGCCGCATTGGGAAAGGCCGTGCTTTGTTAGGATCTTTAATGAAAATCAAGCCAATTGCTTCTTTAGATGATGGATCGTATACTCCGGTTGCTAAAGTCAGAAGCCATAAGCAAGTAGTCGATTACTTGATGAAGGATTTTATAGAGCGGACAGCAGGCAAAATTGTTAAAGGGGTTGGCATTGCTCATGCGAATGGATTGGCAATGGCTGAGCCACTGCGTGAAAAAATTAAAGAAACAGGCTTTAGCGATATCCAATTTGATTTTACAACGCCAGTTATTTCTACTCATACAGGTATTGGGGCAATTGGTTTTATGTACTATACGGATTAAACGAATTAGCAAGGTCTAGTTGAAAAAGGAGAGACAATCGTGAAAGTCATCCTGTTTATCATCATCTTGTCTATGGGTATACTAGCGGGGTGCAGTCCATCTTTTAACTTTGGCAATGAAAAAGCAGAACCGAGAAATGAACCGGCTATCGACTCTTATACCATACCGCCAAACTTCATTCCTCAAGCAGTGGTTATTACCGCTCTTGGGGATTCCTTATCTCAAGGTGTTGGCGATGAAGAGGAGTTAGGCGGCTACACAGGCAGAGTGGCAGCAGAGGTTAAGACCTGGCAAGGAATTAAAGGCGTGGCTGTTGAAAATACAGCAAAACGTGGACGTCGTAGTGATCAGCTGCTGGCCATGTTCCAACAAGGAAAACTAACGAGTCCTATAGCAGATGCCGATTACTTAACGCTGACCATTGGTGGAAATGATGTTATGCGAGTCGTCAAACGTGACTTGTTTTCATTGAATACAGAAGCCTTTGAAGACGAATTGGTATTTTATGAAAGTAGATTTGATCATATTTTGACAGCCATTCGAGATATTAATCCGAATGCGCCTATCATCATCATGGGCATCTATAACCCGTTTTCACTTGTAACGGATGAAGTAGAAGAGTTTGATCAAATTATTGATTCCTATAATCAGGCGATGCAAAAAAGAGCAGAATCAGATCCACAAGCATGCTTCGTGCCTGTCAGTGATTTATTTGTTGGCAATCAGAATTTGGTTTACCATTCTGATTTTTTTCACCCGAATAGCAAGGGCTATGATTTAATGACAGAACGTATTTTAAAACGGATGAATGAATGTGGCATGACTTATGAAGGATAGGTGGTGAACTGATGAAAAAATGGCGCGTTGCATTTTTTGTTTTACTCGCAATAAATGTGTTGGCGCTTGTGGGAGTGGTACTTTTTGTTACGACTCCTTCCAAAGATTTTACGTCTTATGAGGCTTTGAAAAATACCTCTACGGAAGGAAACACAGTAGTCGTCAACGCTACAAAAGCAGATTTTGAAGGAATTGCCAACACCTATATACAAGAAGCTATGAAAGACCAGCCAATTCCTTTGGCTTTATCAGTTGATGATGACGTTAGTATATCAACGGAACTTACCGTTTTTTCAGTAACTTTGCCTATTTTAATGAAATTCGAACCACTTGTGCAAGAAGATGGCAATTTGCTGTTAGAACAAAAGTCAGTAGAAGTCGGTATGCTGGATATTCCTCCTGAAGCTGCGTTAAAATTGCTTAGAGACTCAGTAGAACTTCCAGAATTTATGGAAGTCATGCCTGCGGATGAAGAAGTGTTGTTAAAGTTAACGGATATTCCGTTAGATGGAGGAATTTCAGTGCGAGCGGCATCGTTCAATTTGGAAGAAGACAATATTCGATTATTGGTGACAATTGAACCATAAAGAATGGAGTGGGTATATGAATACGGAAAAAGCTACATTTGCAGGAGGCTGTTTTTGGTGTATGGTCAAGCCTTTTGATTCATTAGACGGCATTGAAGAAGTAGTAAGTGGCTATACAGGTGGAGAGTTAAAAAACCCAACTTACGAACAGGTTTGTTCGAATGCGACTGGTCATGTGGAAGCAGTCCAAATTACATTTCAGCCAGACGTCTTCCCATATGAGAAATTATTGGATGTTTTCTGGACACAAATAGATCCGACAGATGCTGGTGGTCAATTTTTTGACCGTGGCGAATCTTACCAAACCGCGATTTTCTTTCATTCCGAAGAACAGCGTCTAGCTGCAGAAAAGTCTAAGCAAGAATTGGACAACTCGGGAAGGTTTGAAAAAATTGTTGCAACGCCGATACTAGAAGCAAAACCATTTTATTTAGCAGAAACGCATCATCAAGATTACTATAAGAAAAATCCTGCTCATTACAACCGTTATTCAGTTGGTTCTGGGCGGACTGCGTTTATCGAAAAGAATTGGGGTGGACAAGCATGAAAGAAGAGTTAAAAGCAAAATTAACGCCAATGCAATATCATGTAACCCAGGAAAGTGGGACAGAACCACCTTTTCAAGGTGAATTTGATCAGCATTTTGAAGACGGCATTTACGTAGATATTGTCTCCGGCAAACCGCTATTTAGTTCTAAAGATAAGTTCGACGCTCATTGCGGATGGCCGAGCTTTGCAAAACCAATCGAAGGTACAGAAGTAAAAGAAAATCTAGATACCAGTCATGGCATGAGAAGAACAGAAGTCCGTTCCTCAACCGCTGACTCTCACCTAGGGCACCTATTCCCAGATGGACCATCGTCTATGGGAGGCCTTCGCTATTGCATCAATTCTGCAGCACTACGTTTTGTTCCTAAAGAGCAATTGGATGCAGAAGGTCTATCCGAATACAACAAACTATTTGAATAATGGGTTAACCGGACAACTAAGTCCGGTTTTTTTTGCCCAAAATAGGAAAGGAGACCGTTATGGAACGTTCTTTTTATCAATTTGCATTAAAATATCGTGGGAAAATTGATCCAGATGACTATTCAAGTTTTGCCGATGCGTTATTTTTGGATCATTCATTTCCTAAAACAGCAACAGACTTTGAACTGCTTTCTAAATACATTGAAGAAAAAGCGCATCCCGTTATGAAAGCCTCAATCTTTGATGAAATATGGGAAGACTACATAAGTGAATAGGCTTGTCGTTGCACTATAGTTAAAAAAACAGTATGATTAAATCTACTATATAAAAGTGAGGTTTTTTAGATGAGCGTTCATATTAATGCGAAAAAAGGCGATATTGCCGAAACAATTTTACTACCAGGAGACCCGCTTCGCGCAAAATATATAGCGGAAACTTTTTTAGAAGATGTAACGATGTACAATGAAGTTCGTAATATGTTTGGTTATACCGGAACATATAAAGGCAAACGTATTTCTGTTCAAGGAACTGGAATGGGTGTACCATCAATTTCAATTTATGTAACAGAATTAATGCAAGAATACGATGTGAAAAAATTGATCCGTGTTGGAACATGTGGTTCTATCCATAAAGACGTAAAAGTACGTGACGTAATTTTGGCTCAAAGTGCATCAACCGATTCAAAAATGAATGATATCATTTTTAAAGGCATTACTTATGCACCGACTGCTGATTTTGAATTATTATTGAAAGCATATAATGCAGGTATGGAAAAAGGATTAAACTTGCGTGTTGGGAATGTCTTTACTGAAGATGTTTTCTACAACGAATTTGCAGAACACGAAAAATGGGCGCAATACGGAGTACTTGGTCTTGAAATGGAATCTTCAGCTCTATACACATTGGCTGCCAAATTCGGTTGCCAAGCGTTGTCTATTTTAACAGTAAGCGATCACTTACTGACGGGTGAAGTGACAACTTCTGAAGAACGTCAAACGACGTTTAACGACATGATTGTTGTAGCTTTAGAGGCAGCAATTCAAGAGTAGAAAAAAGCCGTTCTTTCTCAAATTAGAAAAAGACTGTCTTGACAGTCTTTTTCTTTTCATATCCTACGGTTCTAAAGGCAATTACGAAAGTGGTGAAATAGATGGATGATAAACGCCCGGAAGACGAGCAGCAACAAATTCCGCCGGTAGAAGAATCACCGTCACATATTATTAAGATGAAAACATTCACTTTTATTATGCTTGGATTCCTCTT is part of the Planococcus kocurii genome and encodes:
- the deoD gene encoding purine-nucleoside phosphorylase; this encodes MSVHINAKKGDIAETILLPGDPLRAKYIAETFLEDVTMYNEVRNMFGYTGTYKGKRISVQGTGMGVPSISIYVTELMQEYDVKKLIRVGTCGSIHKDVKVRDVILAQSASTDSKMNDIIFKGITYAPTADFELLLKAYNAGMEKGLNLRVGNVFTEDVFYNEFAEHEKWAQYGVLGLEMESSALYTLAAKFGCQALSILTVSDHLLTGEVTTSEERQTTFNDMIVVALEAAIQE
- a CDS encoding DegV family protein; translated protein: MSKIHIVTDSTADLKPEIIEKYDLHVVPLSIQIGGKTYLDRVDLEPASFLELMKNTDEMPKSSQPAPGVFKELYDNLGRNGDQVLSIHMTGGMSGTVESAKTAAQLTESDVTVIDSRYISHALTFQVFEAAEMSKAGKSMEEIVKRVEQIRLNTKLFVVVDTLDNLVKGGRIGKGRALLGSLMKIKPIASLDDGSYTPVAKVRSHKQVVDYLMKDFIERTAGKIVKGVGIAHANGLAMAEPLREKIKETGFSDIQFDFTTPVISTHTGIGAIGFMYYTD
- the msrA gene encoding peptide-methionine (S)-S-oxide reductase MsrA, whose product is MNTEKATFAGGCFWCMVKPFDSLDGIEEVVSGYTGGELKNPTYEQVCSNATGHVEAVQITFQPDVFPYEKLLDVFWTQIDPTDAGGQFFDRGESYQTAIFFHSEEQRLAAEKSKQELDNSGRFEKIVATPILEAKPFYLAETHHQDYYKKNPAHYNRYSVGSGRTAFIEKNWGGQA
- the msrB gene encoding peptide-methionine (R)-S-oxide reductase MsrB produces the protein MKEELKAKLTPMQYHVTQESGTEPPFQGEFDQHFEDGIYVDIVSGKPLFSSKDKFDAHCGWPSFAKPIEGTEVKENLDTSHGMRRTEVRSSTADSHLGHLFPDGPSSMGGLRYCINSAALRFVPKEQLDAEGLSEYNKLFE
- a CDS encoding YozE family protein, which codes for MERSFYQFALKYRGKIDPDDYSSFADALFLDHSFPKTATDFELLSKYIEEKAHPVMKASIFDEIWEDYISE
- a CDS encoding GDSL-type esterase/lipase family protein, whose protein sequence is MKVILFIIILSMGILAGCSPSFNFGNEKAEPRNEPAIDSYTIPPNFIPQAVVITALGDSLSQGVGDEEELGGYTGRVAAEVKTWQGIKGVAVENTAKRGRRSDQLLAMFQQGKLTSPIADADYLTLTIGGNDVMRVVKRDLFSLNTEAFEDELVFYESRFDHILTAIRDINPNAPIIIMGIYNPFSLVTDEVEEFDQIIDSYNQAMQKRAESDPQACFVPVSDLFVGNQNLVYHSDFFHPNSKGYDLMTERILKRMNECGMTYEG
- a CDS encoding YpmS family protein encodes the protein MKKWRVAFFVLLAINVLALVGVVLFVTTPSKDFTSYEALKNTSTEGNTVVVNATKADFEGIANTYIQEAMKDQPIPLALSVDDDVSISTELTVFSVTLPILMKFEPLVQEDGNLLLEQKSVEVGMLDIPPEAALKLLRDSVELPEFMEVMPADEEVLLKLTDIPLDGGISVRAASFNLEEDNIRLLVTIEP